In a genomic window of Salegentibacter salegens:
- a CDS encoding DUF4091 domain-containing protein, which translates to MTFKKFLVTKTWGAIILLSWCNFSQAQSPEGITHSGQKTNQMPFPVSSYNELQNPTPTPVKLWNDSQKTIAGWGKTNKRYKKEKPVLKDSLSTDLNLQGWRGEKLSAQWVVSAGKKDLSLSVETSDLKNINNNQIISNEQIESAFVRYVLTDELNKDQKGACGHRVPANFDSTLVADVIDHKIKDFKVLKRTTRPGWLSIQVPQNTTPGSYSGTVKIKDGNKLLKKLVINIEVEERQLPDPKKWNFHLDLWQNPYAAARYYQTNLWSDEHFKAMEEDIHHYVNAGGKSITASIIDRPWDGQTHDAFHSMVRWTKKLDGTWDFSFDVFDKWVEFMMDLGVSKQINAYSMIPWKLSFAYFDEATNTTKHLKTKPGEEDYKNSWTAMLKAFAAHLKEKGWFDKTYIAMDERPMESMEEAMKVIKNADKDFKISFAGNSHPELFDVIDDYSITLSENYPDKIIQSRKKQGKTSTFYTSCSHPYPNSFTFSEPSETEWYGWYAANKKLDGYLRWAYNSWVMEPLLDSRYTTWAAGDTYFIYPGGRTSIRFEKLLAGIQAYEKIQFLKSEFKKNNNTNGLLKIDEILSSFTMDELSKTSASVIIEKAQKAFQSL; encoded by the coding sequence ATGACTTTCAAAAAATTCTTAGTAACAAAAACATGGGGTGCTATTATTCTCCTAAGTTGGTGTAATTTTTCCCAGGCACAAAGTCCGGAAGGAATTACACATTCAGGACAAAAAACCAATCAGATGCCTTTTCCCGTTAGTTCCTATAACGAATTACAGAACCCCACCCCTACTCCTGTTAAACTTTGGAATGATTCTCAAAAAACTATAGCGGGATGGGGTAAAACCAATAAGAGGTATAAGAAAGAAAAACCGGTATTGAAAGATTCACTTTCAACTGATTTAAACCTGCAAGGCTGGAGAGGAGAAAAACTTTCTGCTCAATGGGTAGTTTCAGCAGGGAAAAAAGACTTAAGCCTAAGTGTAGAAACATCAGATTTAAAAAACATAAATAATAACCAGATTATTTCAAATGAACAGATAGAAAGTGCATTTGTTCGCTATGTATTAACAGATGAACTTAATAAAGATCAAAAAGGAGCCTGTGGCCATCGCGTCCCGGCAAACTTTGATTCAACTTTAGTGGCCGATGTTATAGATCATAAAATAAAAGATTTCAAGGTATTAAAACGAACCACAAGACCCGGCTGGTTATCCATCCAGGTACCTCAAAACACAACACCAGGTTCTTACTCGGGCACTGTTAAAATAAAAGATGGTAATAAACTTTTAAAAAAATTAGTTATAAATATTGAGGTAGAGGAACGTCAATTGCCAGATCCAAAAAAATGGAACTTCCATCTGGATCTTTGGCAAAATCCATATGCAGCAGCACGTTATTATCAAACCAATTTATGGAGTGATGAACACTTTAAAGCTATGGAAGAGGATATTCATCATTATGTAAATGCTGGAGGAAAATCTATTACAGCAAGTATTATTGACCGGCCCTGGGATGGCCAAACACATGATGCTTTTCATTCTATGGTTCGGTGGACTAAAAAGCTAGATGGTACCTGGGATTTTAGTTTTGATGTTTTTGATAAGTGGGTAGAATTTATGATGGATTTGGGCGTGAGCAAACAAATTAATGCCTACAGTATGATTCCCTGGAAACTAAGCTTTGCCTATTTTGATGAAGCTACCAATACTACAAAACACCTTAAAACCAAACCTGGAGAGGAAGATTATAAAAATTCCTGGACAGCTATGCTTAAAGCCTTCGCTGCCCATTTAAAAGAAAAAGGATGGTTTGATAAAACTTATATCGCTATGGATGAACGCCCTATGGAATCTATGGAAGAGGCTATGAAAGTTATAAAAAATGCTGATAAGGATTTTAAAATATCTTTCGCTGGTAATAGCCATCCTGAATTGTTTGATGTTATAGATGATTATTCAATTACATTAAGTGAAAATTATCCCGATAAAATTATTCAATCACGTAAAAAACAGGGAAAGACAAGTACTTTCTATACCAGTTGCTCCCATCCCTATCCCAATAGCTTCACTTTTAGTGAGCCTTCGGAAACCGAATGGTATGGCTGGTATGCAGCCAATAAAAAATTAGATGGCTATTTACGTTGGGCATACAACAGTTGGGTTATGGAGCCACTTTTAGACAGCAGGTATACCACCTGGGCAGCTGGAGACACCTATTTTATTTACCCGGGCGGAAGAACATCTATACGCTTTGAAAAGCTATTAGCTGGAATCCAGGCTTATGAAAAAATCCAGTTTCTAAAATCTGAATTCAAAAAGAATAATAATACTAATGGCCTATTAAAAATTGATGAGATATTATCCTCCTTCACAATGGATGAGCTCAGCAAGACATCAGCATCAGTAATTATAGAGAAAGCTCAAAAGGCTTTTCAAAGCTTATAA
- a CDS encoding NAD-dependent epimerase/dehydratase family protein, which yields MEKILITGAAGQLGVELTAALASKYGTSNILASDINSESAKKFKSVKFLTLDATDSKHIENIIETENITQIYHLAAILSAKGEDNPLFTWDLNMRSLLGVLEAARKYQLKIFWPSSIAVFGKDTPRTNTPQNPAMIPGTVYGISKQAGEQWCNYYAEKFKVDVRSLRYPGLISYSAQPGGGTTDYAVDIFYKSKEDKKYTCFLSKETRLPMMYMPDAIRATLELMEAPVSEIKTRTSYNVAGVSFTPAELAEEINKHISDFKIFYEPDFRQHIADSWPQSINDEVAEQEWGWKPKYDLKRITIDMLKNIKCETY from the coding sequence ATGGAAAAAATATTAATTACGGGCGCAGCGGGACAATTAGGAGTTGAACTCACCGCTGCTTTAGCTTCAAAATATGGAACCAGTAATATTCTGGCCAGTGATATTAACTCAGAATCAGCTAAAAAATTTAAATCAGTAAAATTTCTAACCTTAGATGCTACCGATTCTAAGCACATTGAAAATATCATAGAAACTGAAAATATTACCCAGATATATCATTTAGCTGCTATCCTTTCAGCCAAAGGTGAAGATAATCCTCTTTTTACCTGGGATTTAAATATGAGGAGCCTTTTAGGAGTTTTAGAAGCAGCCAGGAAATACCAGCTTAAAATTTTTTGGCCATCATCTATTGCCGTTTTTGGAAAAGACACGCCGCGTACCAATACACCCCAAAATCCGGCAATGATTCCAGGTACCGTATATGGAATCTCTAAGCAGGCCGGCGAACAGTGGTGTAATTACTATGCCGAAAAATTTAAAGTTGATGTGAGAAGCCTGCGTTATCCTGGCTTAATATCTTATTCAGCACAACCTGGTGGTGGTACTACCGATTATGCTGTAGATATATTTTATAAATCGAAAGAAGATAAAAAATATACCTGTTTTCTTAGTAAGGAAACCCGTCTACCCATGATGTATATGCCCGATGCTATAAGAGCCACATTAGAATTGATGGAAGCACCTGTTTCAGAAATTAAAACACGTACCTCCTATAATGTCGCCGGAGTGAGCTTTACACCGGCTGAACTTGCTGAAGAAATCAATAAACATATCTCAGATTTCAAAATTTTCTATGAACCTGATTTTCGACAACATATTGCCGACAGTTGGCCACAGAGCATTAATGACGAGGTGGCCGAACAGGAATGGGGTTGGAAACCTAAATACGATCTCAAAAGGATAACCATAGACATGCTTAAAAATATAAAATGTGAAACATATTAA
- a CDS encoding IS1595 family transposase, with product MIPSDFRDFFVNSPATVQQEIVASLLSLSLQESEVKDSNEAKAVTCPHCSEKRVRANGKLKGVQRYVCNGCKKNFSETTGKFWYNIKKKEKLNRYLYCLLSGYSIRKSAEETEISIQTSFDWRHKLLTSFSSVSVEEFQGIVESDDLFFAYSEKGGRHLGRKPKMRGEKASKAGISDEKVAVVATCDRSGNKDFKVATRGRISKEDLNRILKGKLDKADVLCSDSHRSYGAFAKANTIAHKKFNTSKGQRTVDKVYHVQNVNNMDMRLRKFMDSFNGVATKYLQNYLNWFLVLEKIKNSTSKMATVTAIAFASNSAWYEYKQQLFNMLIRT from the coding sequence ATGATACCTTCAGATTTCAGGGATTTTTTCGTTAATAGTCCAGCGACTGTTCAACAAGAGATAGTGGCTTCGTTGCTATCATTGTCTTTGCAAGAAAGTGAAGTAAAGGACAGCAACGAGGCAAAAGCAGTTACCTGTCCTCATTGCTCAGAAAAGCGTGTTCGTGCCAATGGCAAGCTCAAAGGCGTTCAACGCTATGTTTGCAATGGCTGTAAGAAGAATTTCAGTGAGACCACAGGTAAGTTTTGGTATAATATAAAAAAGAAAGAGAAGTTAAATCGGTATTTATACTGTTTGTTGTCGGGCTACAGTATCAGGAAAAGTGCAGAAGAGACGGAGATATCAATTCAAACGTCCTTTGATTGGAGACATAAATTGCTCACGTCATTTTCCAGTGTTTCGGTAGAAGAGTTTCAGGGCATAGTCGAAAGCGATGACCTGTTCTTTGCCTACTCAGAAAAAGGAGGACGTCATTTAGGTAGAAAACCGAAAATGCGAGGAGAAAAAGCAAGCAAAGCAGGCATAAGTGATGAAAAAGTAGCTGTAGTGGCAACTTGTGATAGATCTGGAAACAAAGACTTTAAAGTGGCCACAAGAGGTCGTATCAGTAAAGAGGATCTGAATAGAATACTTAAAGGGAAACTTGATAAAGCTGACGTACTCTGCAGCGACAGCCATAGAAGTTATGGTGCTTTTGCAAAAGCCAACACAATTGCCCATAAAAAGTTCAACACCTCAAAGGGACAGCGAACCGTAGATAAGGTGTACCATGTCCAGAATGTAAACAATATGGATATGAGATTGAGAAAGTTCATGGATTCTTTCAATGGGGTAGCTACAAAATACTTACAGAATTACTTGAATTGGTTCTTGGTACTTGAAAAAATCAAGAACTCAACCAGTAAAATGGCAACAGTTACAGCCATTGCCTTTGCTTCAAATAGCGCATGGTACGAGTACAAACAACAACTATTCAATATGCTAATTAGAACTTAG
- a CDS encoding SusC/RagA family TonB-linked outer membrane protein, with translation MKKVLLTFILVFLPYIMLGQETIEITGTVTDNSMSLPGVNIVEKGTNNGTMTDFDGNYTIQTPSNAVLVISYMGYATREIEVNGKTNIDIVLEQDAAALDEVVVVGFGTQKKVNLTGSVASVDGDMLEDRPMTSVSAGLSGLLPGVSVNQSSGMPGNDGGTIRIRGTGTLNQASPMVVIDGVEGSLNDVQPNDIANISVLKDAASAAIYGSKAANGVILITTKTGKTGEPSVRLTSNFGWQSATRLPDYLGSYDYAVLYNEALTNSGKAPKFDENDLELFQNGSAPYSHPNTDWQDLLYQGSGFVTTNNLGISGGTEYTKYRASLNYQKQDGIIKHTGKDEYNARVNLTITPKKWLTTNLNLSYTQMDREQPNNAYVGGGLDQIIRQTNRIAPWIPYKNEDGTYGTISDGNPIAWIDMGPQINYNRKTFVGIGSIQADLFEGFNVKALMSHRNVEEDNSEMNKEIQYNENKYHGPTKLTEDLRTTTRNTLDLTANYNKIFENVHNVGALVGYHAESYDFKRTTAYRENFPSNELPNLDAGSTNGMKNTGYTRELNMTSWFGRLNYDYEGRYLFEANLRADASSRFAEDNRVGVFPSFSAGWRISDENFFEGIKSTVNNLKLRGSWGQLGNQDALNDYYPTVPTLGLGIDYPFNSEINSGAAIANAKNAALIWEKTTSYGLGIDARLLYKLNVTIDIYKKLTEGIIMQVPAPNEFALNNFYDNVGKLDNKGIEVSLDYTETFGEIDFGFGGNVAYNKNELVELAGTNEVISGRQIRKLGESLDSWYGYKTDGLHQTQEDIDVYATNTLYPGQIQPGDLRYVDITNDGKVDANDRVLLGNSTPTLNFGANLSLAYKNFDLLAIFQGATGGYGYMDFDAIGAVNGDGQKPSAMWLNRWTPENTNTNVPRLIDAINGPSMPQNSTTSYWLRSTDYLRMKNLQLGYNIPTNVLDGWNISKLRIYYTAQNLFTITNYLKGWDPEAPSGRGSGYPVVMTNSIGFNLTF, from the coding sequence ATGAAAAAAGTACTACTAACCTTCATTCTTGTGTTTTTGCCTTACATAATGTTAGGGCAAGAAACCATTGAAATTACGGGGACCGTTACAGATAACAGTATGAGCCTTCCTGGAGTTAACATCGTAGAAAAAGGTACCAACAACGGCACAATGACAGATTTTGATGGAAACTACACTATTCAAACGCCCAGTAATGCAGTTTTAGTTATAAGCTATATGGGCTATGCTACAAGAGAAATAGAGGTTAATGGTAAAACTAATATAGACATTGTTCTGGAGCAAGATGCTGCAGCTTTGGACGAAGTGGTTGTGGTAGGATTTGGCACCCAAAAGAAAGTAAACTTAACAGGTTCCGTAGCATCTGTAGATGGGGATATGCTTGAGGATAGACCTATGACCAGTGTATCTGCCGGACTTTCTGGATTGTTGCCGGGTGTTTCGGTAAACCAATCATCAGGTATGCCGGGTAATGATGGTGGTACTATAAGAATTCGTGGTACTGGCACTTTAAACCAGGCGTCTCCTATGGTAGTAATAGATGGGGTTGAGGGTTCATTGAATGATGTACAGCCAAACGATATTGCAAATATTTCAGTACTAAAAGATGCTGCTTCAGCTGCTATTTATGGTTCAAAAGCTGCTAACGGTGTCATTTTAATTACAACTAAAACCGGAAAAACAGGAGAACCTTCAGTACGTCTAACAAGTAATTTTGGATGGCAATCTGCTACGAGATTACCAGATTATCTGGGATCGTACGACTATGCTGTGCTTTATAATGAAGCCTTAACAAATAGTGGTAAAGCCCCAAAATTTGATGAAAATGACCTTGAACTTTTTCAAAATGGAAGTGCCCCTTACAGCCATCCAAATACAGATTGGCAGGATTTACTGTACCAGGGATCGGGATTTGTCACCACAAATAATTTAGGCATATCAGGTGGTACAGAATACACTAAATATCGAGCATCCCTAAATTATCAAAAACAGGATGGGATAATAAAGCACACAGGGAAAGATGAGTATAATGCTCGAGTAAATCTTACAATCACCCCTAAAAAATGGTTAACCACCAATTTAAACCTGTCCTACACCCAAATGGATCGTGAACAGCCTAACAATGCATATGTTGGTGGCGGTTTAGATCAAATTATTAGGCAAACAAACAGAATTGCACCCTGGATTCCTTATAAAAATGAAGATGGCACCTATGGAACCATTTCAGACGGCAACCCTATTGCCTGGATAGATATGGGACCTCAAATTAATTATAACCGGAAAACCTTTGTGGGAATTGGTTCTATACAAGCCGACCTTTTCGAAGGATTTAATGTTAAAGCCCTTATGTCCCATAGAAATGTAGAAGAGGATAATTCAGAAATGAATAAAGAAATCCAATATAACGAGAACAAATACCACGGACCAACAAAACTCACCGAAGACCTTAGAACAACTACTCGAAATACGCTTGATTTAACGGCTAATTACAATAAAATTTTTGAAAATGTACATAATGTAGGTGCTTTGGTTGGATACCATGCTGAATCTTATGATTTTAAAAGAACAACAGCTTACCGTGAAAACTTCCCAAGTAATGAACTTCCTAATTTAGATGCCGGTTCCACAAACGGCATGAAGAATACAGGCTATACAAGAGAACTAAATATGACCTCCTGGTTTGGTAGATTAAATTACGATTACGAAGGGCGTTATTTATTTGAAGCAAACTTAAGAGCAGATGCATCATCCCGTTTTGCAGAAGATAATAGAGTTGGAGTCTTTCCTTCTTTCTCTGCAGGTTGGAGAATATCTGACGAAAATTTCTTTGAAGGAATAAAAAGCACTGTGAACAATTTAAAACTTAGAGGTTCCTGGGGTCAACTTGGTAACCAGGATGCCCTAAATGATTATTATCCTACTGTACCAACTTTAGGTCTTGGAATAGACTATCCATTTAATAGTGAAATTAATTCTGGAGCAGCCATTGCGAATGCGAAAAATGCAGCATTAATTTGGGAAAAAACTACAAGCTATGGATTAGGTATAGATGCCAGGTTACTTTATAAATTAAATGTCACCATAGATATATATAAAAAACTTACCGAAGGTATTATTATGCAAGTGCCCGCTCCCAACGAATTTGCATTAAATAACTTTTATGATAACGTAGGTAAGTTAGATAATAAAGGAATTGAAGTTAGTCTTGATTACACAGAGACCTTTGGCGAAATAGATTTTGGTTTTGGCGGTAATGTAGCCTACAATAAAAATGAATTAGTAGAACTTGCAGGTACAAATGAAGTTATTAGTGGACGTCAAATCCGGAAGTTAGGTGAATCACTTGATTCCTGGTATGGCTATAAAACCGATGGTTTACATCAAACCCAGGAAGATATTGATGTATATGCTACCAATACCTTGTATCCAGGACAGATTCAACCTGGAGACTTACGTTATGTTGATATCACCAACGATGGCAAGGTAGATGCTAACGATCGTGTGTTACTAGGCAACTCTACTCCTACTCTAAATTTTGGAGCTAATTTAAGTTTAGCTTACAAAAATTTTGATTTACTGGCAATCTTTCAGGGAGCCACAGGTGGCTATGGCTATATGGATTTTGATGCTATTGGCGCCGTTAATGGAGACGGACAAAAACCATCTGCAATGTGGTTAAACCGATGGACTCCAGAAAACACAAACACTAACGTACCGAGACTCATTGATGCAATTAATGGACCAAGCATGCCTCAAAATTCTACCACAAGTTATTGGTTAAGAAGTACCGATTATTTAAGAATGAAAAATCTTCAACTTGGATATAACATTCCAACCAATGTTTTAGACGGCTGGAATATTTCAAAACTAAGGATTTATTATACTGCTCAAAATTTATTTACGATTACGAATTATCTCAAAGGATGGGATCCTGAAGCGCCTTCTGGGCGTGGTAGTGGATACCCGGTTGTAATGACCAATTCTATCGGATTTAATCTAACTTTTTAA
- a CDS encoding RagB/SusD family nutrient uptake outer membrane protein produces the protein MKKLIYFIGIVFIFTSCEDSFLDTAPNDALSPSTFWKSKKDLDLALTGCYSGFESGNSILYRDAGSDNAFNNFPWEGWTNIGNGKLSPADPGASYYNFATINRCNEFLENADNAVEVPEEDRIIYKAQARFIRAYEYYVLTTNYGDVPLITENFATPEEAKVPRNPQAEIRTFIENELTAVIDILPESYSGSEFGKATKGAAQALLMRNYLYFKDYEQALTTAKSITGYSLHPSFKGLFDPTNEQNNEIILSVQHTPDIYAMSFTPFLPNSIGGWSSVVPTQSLVDAYGMVDGRTIQEAQSQGDYDPENPFINRDPRLRATVVYPGQIFAGRVYRSIEEDDPDYYNTADNASKTGYNFKKYTTFIDIDPSAPFWNMGNDIFLFRYAEVLLTIAEAKIELGQIDNELYEAIDAVRLRAGMPAVDKQKYADQESLRKLIRNERRVEFAMEGLRRDDIIRWDIASEVMNGELLGAKKGSVLETTQPNGDYNVSMTLPQNLIETREFQAPKNNLLPIPQSAIDKNPKLTPNNTGY, from the coding sequence ATGAAAAAATTAATTTACTTTATAGGAATCGTTTTTATATTCACCTCTTGCGAAGATTCTTTTTTAGACACAGCACCGAATGATGCGCTTTCGCCTTCCACTTTTTGGAAAAGCAAAAAAGATTTAGATCTGGCGCTAACAGGTTGTTATAGTGGCTTTGAAAGTGGTAACTCAATATTATATCGCGATGCTGGTTCTGATAATGCTTTCAATAACTTCCCCTGGGAAGGATGGACGAATATTGGAAATGGAAAATTATCGCCAGCAGATCCCGGAGCATCGTATTACAATTTTGCCACAATAAACCGATGTAACGAATTTCTTGAAAATGCAGATAATGCAGTTGAAGTGCCAGAAGAAGATAGAATAATTTATAAGGCTCAAGCCCGTTTTATTCGCGCATATGAATATTATGTGCTTACCACAAATTATGGTGATGTCCCTTTAATTACTGAAAATTTTGCTACACCCGAAGAAGCTAAAGTGCCACGAAATCCACAAGCAGAAATTCGCACATTTATTGAAAATGAATTAACTGCAGTAATCGATATTCTACCCGAATCATATTCGGGCTCAGAATTTGGAAAAGCTACAAAAGGGGCCGCTCAAGCTCTTCTTATGCGCAACTATCTATATTTTAAAGATTATGAACAAGCCTTAACAACAGCAAAAAGCATCACTGGCTATTCATTACACCCAAGTTTTAAAGGCCTTTTTGATCCAACTAATGAACAGAATAACGAAATCATTCTATCTGTACAGCATACACCTGATATTTATGCAATGAGTTTTACTCCATTCTTACCCAATAGTATTGGTGGCTGGTCATCTGTAGTTCCTACCCAGTCTTTGGTTGATGCGTATGGGATGGTAGACGGAAGAACTATTCAAGAAGCTCAAAGCCAGGGAGATTATGACCCTGAAAATCCTTTTATAAATCGTGATCCCAGGTTAAGAGCAACAGTTGTTTATCCAGGGCAGATATTCGCCGGCAGGGTTTACCGCTCAATTGAAGAAGATGACCCAGATTACTATAATACCGCTGATAACGCTTCAAAAACGGGATATAATTTTAAAAAATATACCACTTTTATAGATATAGATCCCAGTGCTCCTTTCTGGAATATGGGAAATGATATCTTTCTTTTTCGATATGCAGAAGTTCTCTTGACTATTGCAGAGGCAAAAATAGAATTAGGGCAAATAGACAATGAACTTTATGAAGCAATAGATGCAGTGAGATTAAGAGCAGGAATGCCTGCAGTAGATAAGCAAAAATATGCTGACCAGGAAAGTTTGAGAAAACTTATTAGAAATGAACGCAGAGTTGAGTTTGCAATGGAAGGACTTCGTAGAGATGATATTATACGCTGGGATATAGCTTCTGAAGTTATGAATGGTGAATTACTGGGCGCAAAAAAAGGAAGTGTTCTTGAAACTACCCAACCGAATGGGGATTATAATGTTTCTATGACGTTACCACAAAATTTAATCGAGACCAGGGAATTTCAAGCTCCTAAAAATAATCTTTTGCCTATCCCACAAAGTGCGATCGATAAGAATCCCAAACTGACACCTAATAATACGGGATATTAA
- a CDS encoding endonuclease/exonuclease/phosphatase family protein, with amino-acid sequence MKFQVYFLIICFFLAFRTTAQDQQNTRDVRILTYNILHGSNTTGDFDLDIIASVINKANPDLVALQEVDFRTARVNKRDILSELAVKTGLTSIFIKAMDYDGGEYGEGILSRTSFIKTENISLPHSPKNEPKAAGLTTLALSSGDTIHFIGTHFDHLPDGIDRMEQAEAINRLTKKLKYPAILAGDLNDMPGSAPIHLLEKSWASTYNKHNPAPTYPSANPKVKIDYVIFYPKNKWKVHKTKVIQDSLASDHNAVLSIIELKKQKKHD; translated from the coding sequence ATGAAATTTCAAGTTTACTTCTTAATTATATGCTTTTTTCTTGCTTTCAGAACAACCGCCCAGGACCAACAAAACACCAGAGATGTACGTATTCTCACTTATAATATATTGCACGGCTCCAATACCACAGGAGATTTTGATTTAGATATTATAGCAAGCGTAATCAATAAAGCAAATCCAGATCTTGTTGCTTTGCAAGAGGTAGATTTTCGAACAGCTCGTGTAAATAAACGAGATATCTTAAGTGAACTTGCTGTCAAAACTGGCTTAACTTCAATTTTTATAAAAGCTATGGATTATGATGGTGGAGAGTATGGAGAAGGAATATTATCACGTACTTCATTTATCAAAACAGAGAACATAAGTCTCCCCCATTCTCCTAAAAATGAACCTAAAGCAGCAGGACTTACCACCCTGGCCCTGTCTTCAGGAGACACCATACATTTCATAGGAACCCATTTTGACCATCTTCCTGATGGAATTGACCGAATGGAACAAGCCGAAGCGATAAACAGACTCACTAAAAAACTGAAGTATCCAGCTATTCTCGCTGGCGACCTCAATGATATGCCCGGTAGTGCACCCATTCATCTCCTCGAAAAGAGTTGGGCAAGTACTTATAATAAACACAACCCGGCACCTACCTATCCTTCAGCAAATCCTAAGGTTAAAATCGATTATGTAATTTTTTATCCTAAGAATAAATGGAAGGTACATAAAACTAAAGTAATCCAAGATAGCTTAGCCTCCGACCACAATGCTGTCCTAAGTATAATAGAATTAAAAAAACAAAAAAAACATGACTAA
- a CDS encoding DUF3472 domain-containing protein yields the protein MKFNIYKVAILITYLGIFLTSCTQDKEKPEYTYQIPFGENSWISNNQEEDGKIIKKEGVRNWDGKKPIQSYFRTNKSGLVELGLNLKSATGNTKLKVSLAGESRKVQVKNKDFQEVYLGEFKLKNSGYQQVSIEVIEPESNENLAIKELLLAGPVTSGEVNFVEDNFHFGRRGPSVHLRYPIPEESKKPTYFYNEMFVPEGEDVIGSYYMANGFSHGYFGMQVNSENERRILFSVWSPYETQNPDEIPEDQKIIMLKKGDDVYTGEFGNEGSGGQSFKKFMWKTNTTYKFLLKGEPAGPNHTDYSAYFYTPENDEWELIASFRRPKSSNYLGSLYSFLENFVPATGDISRKAHYKNQWLYDEEQGWIELSKAIFTADATANQKHRLDYAGGETTGGYYLKNCGFFNETTEVDTNFEREATGNAPQINFENLP from the coding sequence ATGAAATTCAACATATACAAAGTTGCTATACTTATAACCTATCTGGGTATATTCTTAACTTCTTGTACACAGGATAAAGAGAAACCAGAATATACCTATCAAATTCCTTTTGGTGAAAATTCCTGGATTTCCAACAATCAGGAAGAAGATGGAAAAATTATTAAAAAAGAAGGGGTTCGTAATTGGGATGGCAAAAAACCTATTCAAAGTTATTTTAGAACCAACAAATCAGGATTGGTAGAACTTGGGCTTAACCTTAAATCGGCCACAGGAAATACCAAACTAAAAGTATCACTTGCGGGAGAAAGCCGTAAGGTTCAGGTTAAAAACAAAGACTTCCAGGAAGTTTATTTAGGAGAATTTAAACTTAAAAATTCCGGTTACCAACAAGTATCTATTGAGGTTATAGAACCGGAATCAAATGAAAATTTAGCAATTAAAGAGCTACTATTGGCCGGGCCTGTTACCAGTGGGGAAGTGAATTTTGTAGAAGATAATTTCCATTTTGGGCGTCGAGGACCTTCAGTACATTTGCGTTACCCCATCCCGGAAGAAAGCAAAAAACCAACTTATTTCTACAATGAAATGTTTGTTCCCGAAGGCGAAGATGTTATAGGTTCCTACTATATGGCAAATGGATTTTCTCACGGTTATTTTGGTATGCAGGTAAATTCAGAAAATGAACGTCGAATCCTATTTTCGGTTTGGAGTCCTTATGAGACCCAAAACCCTGATGAAATTCCCGAAGATCAAAAAATTATAATGCTCAAAAAAGGAGATGATGTCTATACCGGCGAGTTTGGCAATGAAGGCTCCGGAGGACAGAGTTTTAAAAAATTTATGTGGAAAACCAATACCACCTACAAATTTCTGCTGAAAGGTGAACCTGCAGGTCCAAATCATACAGATTATTCCGCATATTTCTATACGCCAGAAAATGACGAATGGGAACTTATTGCCAGCTTTAGAAGGCCCAAATCCAGTAATTATTTAGGCAGTTTATATTCTTTCCTGGAAAATTTTGTCCCTGCTACCGGAGACATTTCTCGTAAGGCTCACTATAAAAACCAATGGCTATATGATGAGGAACAGGGCTGGATAGAACTCTCAAAAGCTATTTTTACGGCTGATGCCACCGCCAATCAAAAACATAGGCTCGATTACGCAGGAGGAGAGACCACAGGAGGATATTATTTGAAAAATTGTGGCTTTTTTAATGAAACAACCGAGGTCGACACCAATTTTGAAAGGGAAGCAACCGGCAATGCACCACAAATAAATTTTGAAAATTTACCTTAA